One genomic segment of Komagataella phaffii GS115 chromosome 4, complete sequence includes these proteins:
- a CDS encoding Self-glucosylating initiator of glycogen synthesis, also glucosylates n-dodecyl-beta-D-maltoside — MTEAYISLLIGDGYLPGALYLANRIRQFDNERDLVILVSDISIKVHRLLERFYSKVVVLLPDSKIATSPYNAPELHLLNRPDLENVLNKIHIFHQTHYEKLLYVDLDVLILNDFKGLFDIEVKEWELYAVSDIGWPDYFNSGLMLFKPSANVFRHLLALLTEVPGVSYDGGDQGLINYVFQNKWLRTGDDTKRCGVWYNLSFAFNMTLSNNYESLPSVLRNLTDIKLVHFIGIVKPWMLKPSFVNDFPDGSLDSFVAQWWEQFSSFENGEFLPLVFKNVESERIEEDSHETEEKVDEEVSISEPQDETTDFKYQFGHHSFEEPAPVLDYSTEGEAWKLNEEQLTNQWDVDAPAEPLPVPVEEDEREETKAEAELEELLPDIVQPEPPAPHVFPWEAYNEKPTRVFHDYR, encoded by the coding sequence ATGACAGAAGCCTACATAAGCCTTCTAATAGGAGATGGATACTTGCCTGGGGCATTGTATTTGGCAAATCGTATTCGTCAGTTTGATAATGAGAGAGATTTGGTTATCTTAGTTAGTGATATTAGTATCAAAGTGCATCGACTACTTGAACGATTTTACTCAAAAGTGGTTGTGTTACTTCCTGATAGCAAGATTGCAACCAGTCCTTACAATGCTCCTGAGCTACATTTGCTGAATAGACCAGATCTAGAGAATGTCCTTAATAAGATTCATATCTTCCATCAGACTCATTACGAGAAGTTGTTGTATGTGGACTTGGATGTGTTAATTTTAAATGATTTTAAAGGACTGTTTGACATAGAAGTTAAGGAATGGGAGTTGTATGCTGTGTCAGATATAGGCTGGCCTGATTACTTTAATTCTGGTCTAATGTTGTTCAAACCTAGCGCTAATGTTTTCAGGCATTTGTTGGCTCTTTTAACTGAAGTTCCTGGTGTTTCCTATGATGGAGGGGATCAAGGGCTGATTAACTATGTATTCCAAAACAAATGGTTGCGCACTGGTGATGACACAAAACGGTGTGGTGTATGGTACAATCTTAGTTTTGCGTTCAATATGACACTTTCCAACAACTATGAGAGTCTTCCTTCAGTACTGCGAAATCTCACAGACATCAAATTGGTTCATTTCATAGGAATTGTGAAACCATGGATGCTTAAACCATCTTTTGTGAACGACTTTCCAGATGGCAGTCTTGACAGTTTTGTTGCCCAATGGTGGGAGCAGTTTAGCTCTTTTGAGAACGGTGAGTTTCTACCTTTGGTTTTTAAGAATGTTGAAAGCGAACgtattgaagaagactccCATGAGACGGAAGAAAAGGTGGACGAAGAAGTCTCCATTTCAGAGCCTCAGGATGAAACCACTGATTTCAAGTACCAGTTTGGCCATCATtcctttgaagaacctGCACCGGTATTAGATTATTCAACTGAGGGAGAAGCATGGAAGCTTAATGAAGAACAATTGACTAATCAGTGGGATGTTGATGCACCAGCTGAGCCGCTGCCTGTCcctgttgaagaagacgaacGCGAAGAGACGAAGGCCGAAGCTGAATTGGAGGAGCTGCTACCGGATATTGTTCAGCCTGAACCTCCAGCACCTCATGTTTTTCCCTGGGAAGCTTACAATGAAAAGCCGACACGAGTTTTCCATGATTACAGGTAA